A single Anopheles merus strain MAF unplaced genomic scaffold, AmerM5.1 LNR4000094, whole genome shotgun sequence DNA region contains:
- the LOC121601452 gene encoding uncharacterized protein LOC121601452 has translation MAQNNNTMKRKNVPITNASSRGDSSQTALNKHIHISKPAIHGSLYHLHIATVILLRAYDTQQKNKDFNFNITVEDPHAGKFDDVVLRYTSQQVKDGAVYLQSKHRDLSNSKHPLPNKKSKTTPTITRAALLDKGRTSNPPFSIPVYFLSFVESNHRIGQQNYYFLCTNAQIDDGIIQYFSQVIPSEHYILQCYQDLEATFYQFNPDTIFGQLEETIKTVSLDKLGKLLAKSIYNKQKITLDNPLYNMYAALISRIVEQSNTDLASLQQPNDIYKFKKEFLEAPEQSTIGMLRIALVTEYKKNLNVGKEIWSDVDEKKIWLDPNFSITAVNDMFDMINKDESEYAKIDAKIKEFYGKFMLVCEATNELTLESNSKKILATLTDTEINATFNNMHLSILDAMKKANGLQLDSIYLTNIFKNIKCNTCYIEWADSTKQYVECLNIIYSFVQINPKWLEKSCFYSYIDKKSTNKIIIILARKMYILVPSL, from the coding sequence aTGGCACAGAACAACAATAcgatgaaaaggaaaaatgttCCAATTACCAACGCATCTTCCAGAGGAGATAGTTCTCAGACCGCCTTGAATAAACATATTCATATAAGCAAACCGGCAATACATGGAAGTTTATATCATCTCCACATAGCTACAGTAATTCTGTTACGGGCATATgatacacaacaaaaaaataaggaCTTCAACTTCAACATTACGGTGGAGGATCCTCATGCTGGAAAATTTGACGATGTAGTTCTACGTTACACTTCTCAACAGGTAAAAGATGGGGCAGTTTATCTGCAAAGCAAACATAGAGATTTGTCGAATTCTAAACACCCattaccaaacaaaaaatcgaaaacTACGCCAACAATTACCAGAGCCGCTTTGTTGGATAAGGGAAGAACTTCAAATCCACCGTTTTCGATACCCGtctattttttatcttttgttGAAAGTAATCATAGGATAGGAcaacaaaattattatttcttaTGTACCAACGCGCAGATCGACGATGGCATCATTCAATACTTTTCCCAAGTAATTCCTAGTGAACATTATATTCTTCAATGTTATCAAGATCTTGAAGCCACTTTTTATCAATTCAATCCAGATACCATATTTGGCCAACTCGAAGAAACCATTAAAACAGTCAGCCTTGACAAACTAGGCAAGCTATTAGCGAAATCTATTTAtaacaaacagaaaataacTCTTGATAATCCGCTGTACAACATGTATGCCGCATTGATAAGTAGAATTGTTGAGCAGTCTAATACAGATCTAGCATCTTTACAGCAACCTAACGATAtctataaatttaaaaaagagtTTTTAGAAGCACCAGAACAATCAACCATTGGAATGCTACGTATAGCTTTAGTAacagaatataaaaaaaatcttaatgTAGGAAAAGAGATTTGGTCTGATGTGGATGAGAAAAAAATCTGGTTGGATCCTAATTTTTCGATAACAGCAGTCAATGATATGTTCGATATGATAAACAAAGATGAGTCGGAATACGCAAAGATTGATGCAAAAATAAAGGAGTTTTATGGAAAATTCATGTTAGTTTGTGAAGCAACAAATGAACTTACGCTTGAAAgtaacagcaaaaaaatattagcaACGTTAACTGATACTGAGATAAATGCCACCTTTAATAACATGCATCTTTCAATATTGGACGCtatgaaaaaagcaaacggCTTACAACTTGACTCGATCTATTTAACTAAcatattcaaaaatattaagtGCAACACTTGTTACATTGAATGGGCTGATTCCACCAAACAATATGTAGAGTGTCTAAACATAATATATTCATTTGTTCAGATTAATCCTAAGTGGCTGGAAAAATCTTGTTTCTACAGTTATATAGATAAAAAAAGTACtaacaaaattattattattttagctCGAAAAATGTACATCTTAGTTCCATCATTATAA